The Streptomyces spororaveus genome includes a region encoding these proteins:
- the rplO gene encoding 50S ribosomal protein L15 yields MAENSPLKAHNLRPAPGAKTAKTRVGRGEASKGKTAGRGTKGQKARYQIPQRFEGGQMPLHMRLPKLKGFKNPFRTEFQVVNLDKLGALYPEGGEVTVADLVAKGAVRKNSLVKVLGQGEISVALQVSVDAVSASAKEKIAAAGGTVTELV; encoded by the coding sequence ATGGCTGAGAACAGCCCGCTGAAGGCCCACAACCTCCGTCCCGCCCCCGGCGCCAAGACCGCGAAGACCCGTGTCGGTCGTGGTGAGGCGTCGAAGGGTAAGACGGCCGGTCGTGGTACGAAGGGCCAGAAGGCCCGTTACCAGATCCCGCAGCGCTTCGAGGGTGGGCAGATGCCCCTCCACATGCGCCTGCCGAAGCTCAAGGGCTTCAAGAACCCGTTCCGCACCGAGTTCCAGGTCGTGAACCTGGACAAGCTCGGCGCTCTCTACCCCGAGGGTGGAGAAGTCACGGTGGCCGACCTGGTCGCCAAGGGCGCGGTTCGCAAGAACAGCCTCGTCAAGGTCCTGGGCCAGGGCGAGATCTCCGTGGCGCTGCAGGTTTCGGTTGACGCCGTCTCCGCCTCCGCCAAGGAGAAGATTGCCGCTGCCGGCGGCACCGTCACCGAGCTCGTCTAA
- the rpmD gene encoding 50S ribosomal protein L30, translating to MARLKITQTKSYIGSKQNHRDTLRSLGLKRLNDVVVKEDRPEFRGMVHTVRHLVTVEEVD from the coding sequence ATGGCTCGCCTCAAGATCACGCAGACGAAGTCGTACATCGGCAGCAAGCAGAACCACCGCGACACGCTGCGTTCGCTCGGGCTCAAGCGCCTGAACGACGTCGTCGTCAAGGAGGACCGCCCCGAGTTCCGCGGAATGGTTCACACCGTCCGCCACCTCGTGACGGTTGAGGAGGTTGACTAA
- the rpsE gene encoding 30S ribosomal protein S5 codes for MAGPQRRGSGAGGGERRDRKGRDGGPAAEKTAYVERVVAINRVAKVVKGGRRFSFTALVVVGDGDGTVGVGYGKAKEVPAAIAKGVEEAKKNFFKVPRIQGTIPHPIQGEKAAGVVLLKPASPGTGVIAGGPVRAVLECAGVHDILSKSLGSDNAINIVHATVAALQGLQRPEEIAARRGLPLEDVAPAALLRARAGAGA; via the coding sequence ATGGCTGGACCCCAGCGCCGCGGAAGCGGTGCCGGTGGCGGCGAGCGGCGGGACCGGAAGGGTCGCGACGGTGGCCCTGCCGCCGAGAAGACCGCTTACGTTGAGCGCGTTGTCGCGATCAACCGCGTCGCCAAGGTTGTCAAGGGTGGTCGCCGCTTCAGCTTCACCGCGCTGGTCGTGGTGGGCGACGGTGACGGCACTGTAGGTGTCGGTTACGGCAAGGCCAAGGAAGTTCCCGCGGCCATCGCCAAGGGTGTCGAGGAAGCCAAGAAGAACTTCTTCAAGGTTCCGCGCATCCAGGGCACCATCCCTCACCCGATCCAGGGCGAGAAGGCTGCGGGCGTCGTTCTGCTGAAGCCTGCTTCCCCCGGTACCGGTGTTATCGCCGGTGGCCCGGTGCGCGCCGTTCTGGAGTGCGCCGGCGTTCACGACATCCTGTCGAAGTCCCTGGGCTCCGACAACGCGATCAACATCGTGCACGCGACCGTGGCGGCCCTCCAGGGCCTGCAGCGTCCCGAGGAGATCGCGGCTCGCCGTGGTCTGCCCCTCGAGGACGTCGCCCCCGCGGCTCTGCTTCGTGCACGTGCTGGGGCGGGTGCGTAA